From the Saccharobesus litoralis genome, one window contains:
- the rplF gene encoding 50S ribosomal protein L6, with product MSRVAKAPVAIPAGVEVKINGQDVTIKGSVGTLSLTLNEAVELVQEESNLVAKPREGFAKAWAQAGTARALVNNMVNGVSKGYEKKLQLVGVGYRAAAKGKTLNLSLGFSHPVDFAVPEGITIETPSQTEVVVKGADKQLVGQTAANIRGYRPPEPYKGKGVRYADEYVRRKEAKKK from the coding sequence ATGTCTCGAGTAGCAAAAGCTCCTGTAGCAATTCCTGCGGGCGTTGAAGTTAAAATCAACGGTCAAGACGTAACCATTAAAGGTTCTGTTGGTACTTTATCGCTTACATTAAATGAAGCTGTAGAGTTAGTACAAGAAGAGAGCAACCTTGTTGCTAAGCCTCGTGAAGGCTTTGCAAAAGCGTGGGCTCAAGCTGGTACTGCTCGCGCTTTAGTTAACAATATGGTTAACGGTGTAAGCAAAGGTTACGAGAAAAAATTACAGTTAGTAGGTGTTGGTTATCGTGCCGCCGCTAAAGGTAAAACTTTAAATCTTTCTTTAGGTTTTTCTCACCCAGTTGATTTCGCTGTGCCTGAAGGCATCACTATTGAAACTCCTTCACAAACTGAAGTTGTAGTTAAAGGTGCTGACAAGCAATTAGTTGGTCAAACTGCGGCAAACATCCGCGGCTACCGTCCACCAGAGCCTTATAAAGGTAAAGGTGTTCGTTATGCTGACGAATATGTACGTCGTAAAGAAGCTAAGAAGAAGTAG
- the rpsH gene encoding 30S ribosomal protein S8, whose protein sequence is MSMQDPIADMFTRIRNGQAARKVAVSMPSSKVKAAIADLLKAEGYIEDYAVSGDVKKQLEVTLKYFQGKEVIDSIQRVSRPGLRVYKKQSDLPKVLGGLGIAIVSTSKGIMTDRAARKAGMGGEIIGYVA, encoded by the coding sequence ATGAGCATGCAAGATCCAATCGCGGATATGTTCACCCGCATCCGTAACGGACAGGCTGCACGCAAAGTTGCAGTCTCTATGCCTTCTTCTAAAGTTAAGGCAGCTATCGCTGACTTACTTAAAGCTGAAGGTTACATCGAAGATTACGCAGTATCTGGCGATGTGAAAAAACAATTGGAAGTAACATTAAAGTATTTCCAAGGTAAAGAAGTAATCGATTCAATTCAACGTGTAAGTCGTCCAGGCCTACGTGTATACAAAAAGCAATCTGATTTGCCTAAAGTTTTAGGTGGTTTAGGTATCGCTATCGTATCTACTTCTAAAGGTATTATGACTGACCGTGCAGCGCGTAAAGCGGGTATGGGCGGTGAAATCATTGGTTACGTAGCGTAA
- the rpsN gene encoding 30S ribosomal protein S14, whose amino-acid sequence MAKQSMKARDVKRAKLVAKYAEKRAALKAIISSVTASDEEKWEAVLKLQTLPRDSSPSRQRNRCNVTGRPHGYLRKFGMSRIKVREACMRGEIPGLKKASW is encoded by the coding sequence ATGGCTAAACAATCAATGAAAGCTCGCGACGTAAAACGCGCGAAACTAGTAGCTAAGTATGCTGAAAAGCGTGCCGCTCTTAAAGCTATCATCAGCAGCGTAACAGCATCTGATGAAGAAAAGTGGGAAGCGGTTTTAAAACTTCAAACTTTACCACGTGATTCAAGTCCTTCGCGTCAACGTAACCGTTGTAACGTGACGGGTCGTCCGCATGGTTATTTACGTAAGTTCGGCATGAGCCGTATCAAAGTACGTGAAGCCTGTATGCGTGGCGAGATCCCTGGCCTTAAAAAGGCTAGCTGGTAA
- the rplE gene encoding 50S ribosomal protein L5, with protein MAKLHDFYKETVVAQLTKEFGYKSVMQVPRIEKITLNMGLGEALADKKVLEHAVADMAAISGQKPVVTKARKSVAGFKIREGYPIGCKVTLRGERMWEFLERLISIAIPRIRDFRGVSAKSFDGRGNYSMGVREQIIFPEIDFDKVDKVRGMDITITTSAASNDEGRALLAAFNFPFKK; from the coding sequence ATGGCGAAACTGCATGATTTTTACAAAGAGACTGTTGTAGCACAGCTTACTAAAGAGTTCGGCTACAAAAGTGTCATGCAAGTCCCTCGGATTGAAAAAATCACCCTAAACATGGGTTTAGGTGAAGCATTAGCTGATAAGAAAGTCTTAGAGCACGCAGTAGCTGATATGGCTGCTATCTCTGGTCAAAAACCAGTTGTGACTAAGGCTCGTAAGTCTGTAGCAGGTTTTAAAATCCGTGAAGGCTACCCTATTGGTTGTAAAGTAACTCTACGCGGCGAGCGTATGTGGGAATTTTTAGAGCGTTTAATCTCTATCGCAATCCCTCGTATCCGTGACTTCCGCGGTGTTAGTGCCAAATCTTTCGACGGCCGTGGTAACTATAGCATGGGTGTACGCGAGCAAATTATCTTCCCTGAAATCGATTTCGATAAAGTAGACAAAGTACGTGGTATGGATATTACTATCACCACTTCTGCTGCATCAAACGACGAAGGACGTGCGTTGCTAGCTGCCTTTAACTTCCCGTTCAAGAAATAG
- the rplX gene encoding 50S ribosomal protein L24 encodes MAAKIRSNDEIIVIAGKDKGKTGKVTKVLTNDKVIVEGVNLVKKHVKPNPQIEEQGGIKEQEAPIHVSNVAIYNTATGKADRVGFRVEDGKKVRFFKSNNELI; translated from the coding sequence ATGGCAGCGAAAATTCGCAGTAATGACGAAATCATTGTTATCGCCGGTAAAGACAAAGGTAAGACTGGTAAAGTCACCAAAGTTTTAACTAACGATAAAGTGATCGTAGAAGGTGTTAATCTTGTTAAGAAACACGTGAAGCCTAATCCTCAAATTGAAGAGCAAGGTGGAATCAAAGAGCAAGAAGCACCAATTCATGTTTCTAACGTCGCGATCTACAATACCGCTACTGGTAAAGCTGATCGTGTTGGTTTTCGTGTTGAAGACGGCAAAAAAGTTCGTTTCTTCAAATCGAATAACGAATTAATCTAA
- the rplN gene encoding 50S ribosomal protein L14 translates to MIQMQTQLDVADNSGARRVQCIKVLGGSHRRYAHIGDIIKVAVKEAIPRGKVKKGDVLNAVVVRTRKGVRRPDGSSIRFDGNAAVMLNANLQPIGTRIFGPVTRELRTEKFMKIVSLAPEVI, encoded by the coding sequence ATGATCCAAATGCAAACACAGCTAGACGTTGCTGATAACAGCGGCGCTCGACGCGTGCAATGTATTAAGGTCCTTGGTGGCTCGCACCGTCGCTACGCACATATTGGCGACATCATCAAAGTTGCCGTTAAGGAAGCGATTCCTCGCGGTAAAGTAAAAAAAGGTGATGTGCTAAATGCAGTAGTGGTGCGCACTAGAAAGGGCGTACGTCGTCCGGATGGTTCTTCTATCCGTTTTGATGGCAACGCAGCTGTAATGTTGAACGCCAACTTACAGCCTATTGGTACTCGTATTTTCGGTCCTGTGACACGTGAACTTCGTACTGAAAAGTTCATGAAGATCGTGTCTTTGGCTCCAGAAGTTATCTAA
- the rpsQ gene encoding 30S ribosomal protein S17 produces MSETIRTQQGRVISNKGDKSITVLIERRVKHPIYGKFVMRSTKINAHDEANTCNEGDIVTIRECRPISKNKSWTLVDVVEKA; encoded by the coding sequence ATGAGCGAAACTATTCGTACTCAACAAGGTCGCGTAATCAGTAACAAAGGCGATAAGTCTATTACTGTTTTAATCGAGCGTCGTGTTAAACACCCTATTTATGGTAAATTCGTTATGCGTTCGACTAAAATCAACGCTCACGACGAAGCAAATACCTGTAATGAAGGTGACATCGTAACAATTCGTGAATGTCGTCCAATTTCTAAGAACAAATCTTGGACTTTGGTAGACGTAGTTGAAAAAGCTTAA
- the rpmC gene encoding 50S ribosomal protein L29 — protein sequence MKASELKDKSVEELKAQLLELLREQFQLRMQLSAGQLAQTHLLKQVRRNIARVKTVITEKAGA from the coding sequence ATGAAAGCTAGCGAATTAAAAGATAAATCAGTAGAAGAGTTAAAAGCTCAACTACTTGAATTGTTGCGCGAACAGTTCCAATTACGTATGCAATTAAGTGCAGGCCAATTGGCGCAAACTCACTTGTTAAAGCAAGTGCGTCGTAACATCGCAAGAGTAAAAACAGTAATTACTGAGAAGGCAGGTGCGTAA
- the rplP gene encoding 50S ribosomal protein L16, with amino-acid sequence MLQPKRTKFRKQFKLRNRGLAQTGNKVSFGTYGLKATERGRMTARQIEAARRAMTRAVKRQGKIWIRVFPDKPITKKPLEVRMGKGKGGVEYWVAQIQPGRVLYEMEGVPEELAREAFGLAAAKLPFKTTFVTRTVM; translated from the coding sequence ATGTTACAGCCAAAAAGAACTAAATTCCGTAAGCAATTTAAACTACGTAACCGTGGTTTAGCGCAAACCGGTAACAAAGTTAGCTTTGGTACATACGGTCTTAAAGCTACTGAGCGCGGACGTATGACTGCTCGTCAAATCGAAGCAGCTCGTCGTGCTATGACTCGTGCAGTTAAGCGTCAAGGTAAAATCTGGATCCGTGTATTCCCAGACAAGCCTATTACTAAAAAGCCGCTTGAAGTACGTATGGGTAAAGGTAAAGGTGGCGTTGAATATTGGGTTGCCCAAATTCAACCAGGTCGTGTGTTGTACGAAATGGAAGGTGTTCCTGAAGAATTAGCGCGTGAAGCTTTTGGCTTAGCGGCAGCTAAACTACCCTTTAAGACAACCTTCGTAACTCGGACGGTAATGTAA
- the rpsC gene encoding 30S ribosomal protein S3 has product MGQKVHPNGIRLGITKPYKATWYANSNEFADTLHSDHKVRQYLTKELAKASVSQIVIERPAKSIRVTIHTARPGVVIGKKGEDVEKLRQKVAVLAGVPAQINISEVRKPELDSKLVAESIASQLERRVMFRRAMKRAVQNAMRIGAKGIKVEVSGRLGGAEIARAEWYREGRVPLHTLRADIDYATAEALTTYGIIGIKVWIFKGEVLGGLPLPGAQQEEPKQRKGKQRKPRGERS; this is encoded by the coding sequence ATGGGTCAAAAAGTACATCCTAATGGTATTCGCCTAGGTATCACTAAGCCTTATAAAGCTACCTGGTATGCGAATTCAAACGAGTTTGCTGATACTTTGCATAGTGACCATAAAGTACGTCAGTACTTGACAAAAGAACTTGCTAAAGCATCAGTTTCTCAAATCGTTATCGAGCGTCCTGCAAAGAGTATTCGTGTGACTATTCACACTGCTCGTCCAGGCGTTGTTATCGGTAAAAAAGGTGAAGATGTTGAAAAGCTACGTCAAAAAGTAGCGGTATTAGCTGGTGTTCCAGCTCAAATCAATATCTCTGAAGTACGTAAACCTGAGCTAGACTCTAAATTGGTTGCTGAAAGCATTGCAAGTCAATTAGAGCGTCGTGTTATGTTCCGTCGTGCTATGAAGCGTGCGGTTCAAAACGCTATGCGCATTGGCGCTAAAGGTATCAAGGTTGAAGTTAGCGGTCGTTTAGGTGGTGCTGAAATCGCACGTGCTGAATGGTATCGTGAAGGTCGTGTACCACTTCATACTTTACGTGCAGACATCGATTACGCAACTGCTGAAGCTCTAACTACTTACGGTATCATTGGTATCAAAGTATGGATCTTCAAAGGTGAAGTTTTAGGTGGCCTTCCTTTACCAGGCGCTCAACAAGAAGAGCCTAAGCAACGTAAAGGTAAGCAGCGTAAGCCTAGAGGAGAGCGTTCATAA
- the rplV gene encoding 50S ribosomal protein L22, whose amino-acid sequence MEVLAKHKFARLSPQKGRLVADQVRGLPVEKALDILKYSPKKGADLVKKVLESAIANAEHNEGADIDELVVAKIFVDAGPTMKRIKTRAKGRADRIIKRTSHISVVVSDS is encoded by the coding sequence ATGGAAGTTTTAGCTAAACATAAATTTGCCCGTCTTTCTCCACAAAAAGGCCGTTTAGTTGCTGATCAAGTACGCGGTTTACCAGTAGAGAAAGCGCTAGACATTCTTAAGTACAGCCCTAAGAAAGGCGCTGACTTAGTTAAGAAAGTTTTAGAATCTGCTATCGCTAATGCTGAGCACAACGAAGGCGCAGATATTGATGAGTTAGTAGTTGCTAAGATCTTCGTAGACGCAGGTCCAACGATGAAACGCATCAAGACTCGTGCGAAAGGTCGTGCCGATCGCATCATCAAGCGTACAAGCCACATTTCAGTGGTTGTTTCGGATAGCTAG
- the rpsS gene encoding 30S ribosomal protein S19, translated as MPRSLKKGPFIDLHLLKKVETAVESGAKKPIKTWSRRSVIIPDMIGLTIAVHNGRQHVPVFVTDEMVGHKLGEFSATRTYRGHAADKKAKKR; from the coding sequence ATGCCACGTTCTCTCAAGAAGGGTCCTTTTATTGACCTACACTTGCTGAAGAAGGTCGAAACAGCGGTGGAAAGCGGTGCCAAGAAACCTATTAAGACTTGGTCTCGTCGTTCAGTGATCATCCCTGACATGATCGGACTGACCATTGCTGTCCATAATGGTCGTCAACACGTTCCTGTATTCGTAACTGACGAAATGGTCGGTCACAAATTAGGTGAATTTTCAGCAACTCGTACTTATCGCGGCCACGCTGCAGATAAGAAAGCGAAGAAGCGTTAA
- the rplB gene encoding 50S ribosomal protein L2 — MAVVKCKPTSAGRRHLVKVVNPELHKGAPYAPLLEKNSKSGGRNNKGRITVRHVGGGHKHHYRLIDFKRTKDGIPAKVERLEYDPNRSANIALVLYADGERRYILAPKGVSAGDSIQSGVDAPIKAGNTLPMRNIPVGTTVHAVELRPGKGAQLARSAGTYVQIVARDGAYVTLRLRSGEMRKVLADCRATIGEVGNAEHMLRQLGKAGAKRWRGVRPTVRGVAMNPVDHPHGGGEGRTSGGRHPVSPWGTPTKGFKTRKNKRTDKYIVRRRNK, encoded by the coding sequence ATGGCAGTTGTTAAGTGTAAACCTACGTCTGCAGGTCGTCGCCACTTAGTTAAAGTGGTCAATCCTGAGTTACATAAAGGCGCGCCTTACGCTCCTCTTTTAGAGAAAAACTCTAAGTCAGGTGGTCGTAACAATAAAGGTCGTATCACGGTTCGTCACGTTGGCGGTGGTCATAAGCATCACTACCGTTTAATCGACTTTAAACGCACTAAAGATGGTATTCCAGCTAAAGTGGAACGTTTAGAGTATGATCCTAACCGTAGCGCGAACATTGCATTAGTTTTATACGCAGACGGTGAGCGTCGTTATATTCTTGCTCCAAAAGGTGTGAGTGCTGGCGATTCAATCCAGTCTGGTGTTGATGCACCAATCAAAGCGGGTAACACATTACCAATGCGTAACATCCCAGTAGGTACAACTGTACACGCTGTTGAATTACGCCCAGGTAAAGGTGCTCAATTAGCTCGCTCTGCTGGTACCTACGTTCAAATCGTTGCTCGCGACGGTGCATACGTTACATTACGTTTGCGCTCAGGCGAAATGCGTAAAGTTTTAGCTGATTGTCGTGCGACTATCGGTGAAGTGGGTAATGCTGAACACATGCTTCGTCAATTAGGTAAAGCAGGTGCTAAGCGCTGGCGCGGCGTACGTCCTACCGTACGTGGTGTAGCAATGAACCCGGTTGATCACCCACATGGTGGTGGTGAAGGTCGTACTTCTGGTGGCCGTCATCCAGTATCACCTTGGGGTACTCCAACTAAGGGCTTCAAAACCCGTAAAAACAAGCGTACTGATAAATATATCGTACGTCGTCGTAATAAGTAA
- the rplW gene encoding 50S ribosomal protein L23 has translation MISEERLLKVLLAPHVSEKSTLTAENNNTMVFQVATDANKAEIKAAVEKLFEVSVEGVRTVNVKGKTKRFGQRFGKRKDWKKAYVTLAEGSNIADLSGAE, from the coding sequence ATGATCAGTGAAGAACGTTTGCTAAAAGTATTGTTAGCACCACATGTATCTGAAAAATCGACTTTAACTGCAGAAAACAATAATACTATGGTTTTCCAAGTTGCGACTGATGCTAATAAAGCAGAAATCAAAGCGGCAGTTGAAAAATTATTTGAAGTTAGCGTTGAAGGTGTTCGTACCGTAAATGTTAAAGGTAAAACTAAGCGTTTCGGTCAGCGTTTCGGTAAACGTAAAGACTGGAAAAAAGCTTATGTTACTTTAGCAGAAGGTAGCAACATCGCTGACTTGTCTGGCGCTGAGTAA
- the rplD gene encoding 50S ribosomal protein L4, whose amino-acid sequence MELTLKDASGAVEVSDATFGREFNEALVHQVVVAYSNAARQGSRAQKTRSEVSGGGKKPWRQKGTGRARAGTIRSPIWRTGGVTFAAKPQDFSQKVNRKMYRGAIKSILSELVRQERLVVVENFAVEGPKTKALVAKLNELELNDVLIVTEELDENLFLAARNLIKVDTRDVQGIDPVSLIAYDKVLITAGAVKQLEEALA is encoded by the coding sequence ATGGAATTAACTTTAAAAGACGCTTCTGGCGCAGTAGAAGTTTCTGACGCTACTTTCGGTCGTGAGTTCAACGAAGCATTAGTGCATCAAGTTGTTGTTGCCTACTCAAATGCAGCTCGTCAAGGTTCTCGCGCTCAAAAGACTCGTTCAGAAGTAAGCGGTGGTGGTAAAAAACCATGGCGTCAAAAAGGTACAGGTCGTGCCCGTGCTGGTACTATCCGTAGTCCAATTTGGCGTACTGGTGGCGTTACATTCGCTGCTAAACCACAAGATTTCAGCCAAAAAGTTAACCGCAAAATGTACCGCGGTGCGATCAAGAGCATTCTTTCTGAGCTTGTTCGTCAAGAGCGTTTGGTTGTTGTTGAAAACTTTGCTGTTGAAGGCCCTAAAACTAAAGCTTTAGTAGCTAAGTTAAATGAATTAGAGCTTAACGATGTTTTAATCGTGACTGAAGAGTTAGATGAGAACTTGTTCTTAGCAGCTCGCAACTTAATTAAAGTTGACACTCGCGATGTACAAGGTATCGACCCAGTTAGCTTAATTGCATACGACAAAGTATTAATTACTGCTGGTGCAGTTAAACAACTTGAGGAGGCGTTAGCATGA
- the rplC gene encoding 50S ribosomal protein L3 — protein MAIGLVGRKVGMTRIFTEEGASVPVTVIEVEANRVTQVKTVDTDGYNAIQVTTGSKKANRVNKPQAGIFAKAGVEAGRGLWEFRCDADAGIEVGSEIKVDILSDVAKVDVTGTSKGKGFQGGIKRWNFRSQDMTHGNSISHRANGSIGQCQTPGRVFKGKKMSGHMGAEKVTTQNLEVVRVDAERNLVLIKGAVPGATNANVIVKPAVKA, from the coding sequence ATGGCTATTGGTTTGGTCGGTCGTAAAGTGGGCATGACTCGCATCTTCACTGAAGAAGGCGCTTCTGTTCCAGTTACGGTAATCGAGGTTGAAGCCAACCGTGTCACGCAAGTGAAAACTGTTGATACAGACGGTTATAACGCAATTCAAGTTACTACAGGTTCAAAAAAAGCGAACCGTGTAAATAAGCCACAAGCTGGTATCTTCGCTAAAGCAGGCGTTGAAGCTGGTCGTGGTCTTTGGGAATTTCGTTGTGACGCTGACGCTGGTATCGAGGTTGGTTCAGAAATTAAAGTCGACATCTTAAGTGATGTTGCAAAAGTAGACGTTACAGGCACTTCTAAAGGTAAGGGTTTCCAAGGCGGTATCAAGCGCTGGAATTTCCGCTCTCAAGATATGACTCACGGTAACTCTATTTCTCACCGTGCAAATGGTTCTATCGGTCAGTGTCAAACACCTGGTCGTGTATTTAAAGGCAAAAAAATGTCTGGCCATATGGGTGCTGAGAAAGTAACTACTCAAAACTTAGAAGTTGTACGCGTAGATGCAGAGCGCAACTTAGTGTTAATTAAAGGTGCTGTCCCTGGTGCTACTAACGCTAATGTTATCGTTAAACCTGCAGTTAAGGCGTAA
- the rpsJ gene encoding 30S ribosomal protein S10 — MSNQRIRIRLKAFDHRLIDQSTMEIVETAKRTGAQVRGPIPLPTRKERFTVLVSPHVNKDARDQYELRTHKRMLDIVEPTDKTVDALMRLDLAAGVDVQISLG; from the coding sequence ATGTCAAATCAAAGAATTCGCATTCGATTGAAAGCATTCGATCATCGTCTGATTGACCAGTCAACGATGGAAATCGTTGAAACTGCTAAACGCACTGGTGCTCAGGTCCGTGGTCCTATTCCTTTACCTACACGCAAAGAGCGTTTTACGGTTCTAGTTTCACCTCACGTTAACAAAGATGCTCGTGATCAGTACGAATTACGTACCCACAAGCGCATGTTAGACATCGTTGAGCCAACTGATAAAACAGTTGATGCATTGATGAGATTGGATTTGGCTGCAGGTGTTGATGTTCAAATCAGCCTAGGCTAA
- a CDS encoding GspE/PulE family protein: MSETVFYQRLSELLKEIQNVTSFSESFPEFESRILELFDCDRITIYQRNKNSFDIVSRYKSGNELREIRVPIGPQSIAGYVAFAKQGIMIENVQNPDELHRHHPKLKFADRFDKQSQFVTRNMLVVPIIANHILLGVLQLINKKDGLDFSLDDHTQAQELADFIGQKFRYELGGTSGPFEYLRHKKWVTESELKRIESNARNHADAIRRLIEDAKLMPEQVAMSLEVFHQVKHVSYDPEKYHLHALNEKLNDQYRKRNCVVILADVEENAIILMAEPNNAELLMEIESATGLINYDICVGLPTNILKYMGSTTGSDDQLGDLGDILDEIEDDSGDEEIGSDEILTEEAPAVVRLVNKILHDAKEFDASDIHIDPNKGTSPTKVRMRIDGVCQEILQLPASHHPAAVARIKIMARLDIAEKRLPQDGKFAVKINGNLVEVRIATIPTVFGEGVVMRILASGGAMPFDKLNLSPRNNDSLLKMIQKPHGIILVVGPTGSGKTTTLHAVLGKLNTPDKKIWTAEDPVEITQPGLQQVQMNNKIGFDFKTALRAFLRADPDIILIGEMRDRETAHAGVEASLTGHMVLSTLHTNSAPETVTRLIDLGLDPVNFSDACVGILAQRLIRTLCGKCKEEYKPEKEELDFLVRQYGEQYFNELGIDINEVNLYRAKGCATCGDTGYKGRTGLHELLEITPELRHIINDGGTATAIKVEGMKGGMRTLVQDGIYKVLQGQTDFVQLQKITAADDQH, encoded by the coding sequence ATGTCTGAAACGGTTTTCTATCAGCGCTTGTCAGAGCTATTAAAAGAAATTCAAAATGTAACGAGTTTCTCCGAAAGCTTCCCTGAATTTGAATCTAGAATATTGGAACTGTTCGATTGTGACCGCATTACAATTTATCAACGCAATAAAAATAGCTTTGATATTGTTAGTCGCTATAAATCAGGTAATGAGTTAAGAGAAATTCGCGTACCTATTGGACCTCAATCGATAGCGGGCTATGTTGCCTTTGCCAAACAAGGGATCATGATTGAAAACGTGCAGAACCCAGATGAACTGCACCGGCACCACCCTAAACTAAAATTTGCTGACCGTTTCGATAAACAGTCGCAATTTGTTACTCGCAATATGTTGGTCGTACCTATTATTGCCAACCATATACTGTTAGGTGTGCTGCAACTGATTAATAAAAAGGATGGTTTAGATTTCAGTTTAGACGACCACACCCAAGCTCAAGAGTTAGCAGACTTTATTGGTCAAAAGTTTCGCTACGAACTTGGTGGCACTAGTGGGCCTTTTGAATATTTACGTCATAAAAAATGGGTAACGGAAAGCGAGCTAAAACGCATTGAGTCTAACGCCCGTAACCACGCAGATGCTATAAGACGACTCATTGAAGATGCCAAGCTCATGCCTGAGCAAGTAGCAATGTCGCTAGAGGTATTTCACCAAGTCAAACACGTTAGCTATGATCCCGAGAAATATCATTTACACGCATTAAATGAAAAACTTAATGACCAATATCGCAAGCGAAACTGTGTCGTCATTTTGGCTGATGTTGAAGAAAATGCCATTATCTTAATGGCTGAGCCAAATAATGCCGAACTATTAATGGAAATTGAAAGTGCGACAGGCTTAATCAATTATGATATTTGTGTCGGCTTACCAACAAATATCCTCAAGTACATGGGGTCAACAACTGGTAGCGATGACCAACTAGGCGACTTGGGCGACATCCTGGATGAAATAGAAGATGACAGTGGCGATGAGGAAATCGGTAGCGATGAAATCTTAACCGAAGAAGCGCCAGCAGTTGTCCGCCTTGTTAATAAAATACTGCATGACGCCAAAGAGTTTGATGCATCAGATATCCATATTGACCCTAATAAAGGCACCTCCCCCACTAAAGTTCGTATGCGTATCGATGGTGTTTGCCAAGAAATTTTACAACTTCCTGCCTCACATCATCCGGCTGCTGTCGCTCGAATTAAAATCATGGCTCGACTGGATATCGCTGAAAAGCGCTTACCGCAGGATGGTAAATTTGCCGTTAAAATTAACGGAAACTTGGTGGAAGTGCGTATAGCGACCATTCCTACCGTATTTGGTGAAGGTGTGGTTATGCGTATTCTGGCATCAGGCGGTGCTATGCCATTTGATAAGCTCAACTTGTCACCAAGAAACAATGACAGCCTACTCAAGATGATCCAAAAACCTCACGGCATTATATTAGTAGTAGGTCCAACGGGCTCAGGAAAAACCACCACCTTGCATGCTGTATTAGGCAAACTCAATACGCCAGATAAGAAAATTTGGACAGCGGAAGATCCTGTAGAGATCACGCAACCTGGCCTGCAACAAGTACAAATGAACAACAAAATCGGCTTCGACTTTAAAACCGCTTTGCGAGCCTTCTTGCGTGCCGATCCAGATATCATTCTAATTGGTGAGATGCGTGACCGAGAAACAGCTCATGCTGGCGTAGAGGCGTCATTAACAGGGCACATGGTATTGTCGACCCTGCATACTAACTCAGCACCAGAAACCGTAACGCGTTTAATCGATTTAGGTCTTGATCCTGTCAACTTCTCGGATGCCTGTGTAGGTATTTTAGCGCAGCGTTTAATCCGTACGTTATGTGGTAAGTGTAAAGAAGAATACAAACCAGAAAAAGAAGAGCTAGATTTCTTGGTTCGCCAATATGGTGAACAATACTTCAATGAATTAGGTATAGATATTAACGAAGTCAACTTATACAGAGCCAAAGGCTGTGCAACCTGTGGCGATACCGGCTACAAAGGACGAACAGGTTTGCATGAATTATTAGAGATAACGCCTGAATTGCGCCACATTATTAATGATGGCGGCACAGCAACTGCGATAAAAGTAGAAGGGATGAAAGGTGGTATGCGTACCTTAGTCCAGGATGGGATCTACAAGGTGCTACAAGGTCAAACTGACTTTGTGCAACTGCAAAAAATCACTGCTGCGGATGACCAGCATTAG